In Nitrosophilus labii, the following proteins share a genomic window:
- the rsmA gene encoding 16S rRNA (adenine(1518)-N(6)/adenine(1519)-N(6))-dimethyltransferase RsmA produces MSEVKAKKWFGQNFLKDSSVLEKIIQSMPHNDNIVVEIGPGLGDLTKRLLHKKDVIAFEIDKDLCNILQKKFKKEIEEKKLLLNCGDVLRFWENSLVDKPYDLVANLPYYVATNIILKALRDKNCKNILVMLQKEVAQKFAAKNGDKEFSSLAVLANSTGKVKKLFDVKPSSFEPPPKVTSSVLLIKKSTYLDERGFEDFLKVAFLATRKTLLKNLSKKYDKKELEKIFAQLNLLPNIRPHQATTSIYHRLYEILEKRKVDGEKPEPQSKPTTKE; encoded by the coding sequence TTGAGTGAGGTAAAAGCAAAAAAGTGGTTTGGACAAAACTTCTTAAAAGATAGTTCTGTTTTGGAAAAAATCATCCAATCGATGCCCCATAACGACAATATTGTTGTCGAGATAGGGCCTGGATTAGGTGATTTAACAAAAAGGCTACTTCACAAGAAGGATGTGATAGCTTTTGAGATTGATAAAGATCTTTGCAACATCCTCCAAAAAAAGTTTAAAAAAGAGATAGAAGAGAAAAAACTCCTATTAAACTGTGGGGATGTTCTTAGATTTTGGGAGAATAGTTTAGTTGACAAACCGTATGATCTAGTGGCAAATCTGCCCTACTATGTAGCGACCAATATTATTTTAAAAGCACTGAGAGACAAGAACTGCAAAAATATTTTGGTTATGTTGCAAAAGGAGGTGGCACAAAAATTTGCCGCTAAAAACGGTGATAAAGAGTTTTCATCCTTAGCTGTTTTAGCAAACAGTACCGGAAAAGTAAAAAAACTTTTCGATGTTAAACCTAGTTCATTCGAACCACCTCCAAAAGTTACTTCCTCAGTGCTTCTTATTAAAAAAAGCACATATTTGGATGAAAGAGGGTTCGAGGATTTTTTGAAAGTGGCTTTTTTGGCCACTAGGAAAACTCTATTAAAAAATTTAAGCAAAAAATATGATAAAAAAGAGCTTGAAAAAATATTTGCTCAACTAAACCTTCTTCCAAATATCAGACCTCATCAAGCTACCACATCCATCTATCACCGGCTATACGAAATATTAGAAAAAAGGAAGGTAGATGGAGAAAAACCTGAACCACAATCAAAACCTACAACAAAAGAGTAA
- the hisF gene encoding imidazole glycerol phosphate synthase subunit HisF encodes MRDFFAKRVIPCLDVKDGRVVKGVNFVGLRDAGDPVEVAKRYNQEGADEITFLDITATHENRDTIVHIVEEVAKEVFIPLTVGGGIRELNDIYKLLNVGCDKVSINSAAIRRPEFVDEGAKRFGSQCIVVAIDAKKVGESWNVFINGGRIDTGIDAIQWAKEVYNRGAGEILLTSMDKDGTKSGYDLELTSKISDAVEIPVIASGGAGTMEHIKDAFTLGKADAALAASIFHYKEVDIMELKRYLIKNGIPIRS; translated from the coding sequence ATGAGAGATTTTTTTGCAAAAAGAGTTATACCTTGTTTGGATGTTAAAGATGGTAGAGTAGTCAAAGGTGTTAATTTTGTAGGTTTAAGAGATGCGGGAGATCCTGTAGAGGTAGCAAAAAGGTACAACCAAGAGGGTGCAGACGAGATAACTTTTTTAGATATAACCGCAACTCATGAAAATAGAGATACAATAGTTCATATTGTAGAAGAGGTTGCGAAAGAGGTTTTTATACCTTTAACTGTTGGAGGCGGTATAAGAGAGTTAAATGATATATATAAACTTTTAAATGTTGGTTGTGACAAAGTGAGTATAAACTCTGCAGCTATAAGAAGACCTGAGTTTGTAGATGAGGGTGCAAAAAGGTTTGGCAGCCAGTGTATAGTAGTAGCTATAGATGCGAAAAAAGTAGGGGAGAGCTGGAATGTTTTTATAAACGGTGGTCGCATCGACACAGGTATAGACGCAATCCAGTGGGCTAAAGAGGTTTATAATAGAGGAGCCGGAGAGATACTTCTAACTTCTATGGATAAAGATGGTACAAAAAGTGGATACGATTTAGAGCTTACTTCTAAAATAAGCGATGCTGTGGAAATACCTGTCATTGCCAGTGGTGGTGCCGGTACTATGGAGCATATAAAAGATGCTTTTACGTTAGGTAAAGCAGATGCGGCATTGGCTGCTAGTATTTTTCATTATAAGGAAGTTGATATAATGGAATTAAAACGATATTTGATAAAAAACGGTATCCCGATTCGATCATGA
- a CDS encoding phosphorylase family protein: protein MIVCAGSFESFHFAYPIGIGLIESSINLTRLALFDKPDFIIFIGTAGSYGEYKIFDIVQSRGASQIELSFFDNKSYTPIDNVIVSEGLNVSHETLVNSSNYITTDSTYSKHFLKNGIGLENMEFFSVLKVAQEFEIPAGGIFIVTNYCDKDAHKCFKENHKKSMRMLEEYIKDNFKGL, encoded by the coding sequence ATGATAGTATGTGCTGGTAGTTTCGAAAGTTTTCATTTTGCATATCCAATAGGAATTGGTCTTATTGAAAGTTCAATAAATTTGACTAGGCTTGCTCTTTTTGATAAACCTGATTTTATTATTTTTATAGGTACTGCTGGAAGTTACGGTGAGTACAAAATTTTTGATATTGTGCAAAGTAGAGGTGCTAGTCAGATTGAGTTAAGCTTTTTTGACAATAAAAGTTATACTCCTATAGATAATGTGATAGTCAGTGAAGGATTAAATGTTTCACATGAAACATTGGTAAACTCTTCAAACTATATTACTACTGATAGCACCTATTCTAAACATTTTTTAAAAAACGGAATCGGTTTGGAAAATATGGAATTCTTTTCAGTTCTAAAAGTCGCTCAGGAATTTGAGATACCTGCAGGAGGAATATTTATAGTAACAAATTATTGTGATAAAGACGCACATAAATGTTTTAAAGAAAATCATAAAAAATCTATGAGAATGTTAGAAGAGTATATTAAAGATAACTTTAAAGGCTTATAA
- a CDS encoding endonuclease III domain-containing protein: protein MDKKRFLQVVNILKKECKNWDAPAIRLSRHYGYKRTPYTILISTLLSFRTKDEVTVEAAHRLFKLADTPKKMIFLSKEDIAKVIYPVGFYNQKAKNILNITKILLQKYDGIVPDSLEELTSIKGIGPKTAKIVLENAYKKPYIAVDTHVHRILNLWGFIHTKRAEETDKIVEKLLNDEEKIGLNRVLVSFGQIICKPIGPKCEICPVKDLVECNG, encoded by the coding sequence ATGGATAAAAAGAGATTTTTACAAGTTGTAAATATTTTAAAAAAAGAGTGTAAGAATTGGGATGCACCTGCTATTAGATTATCACGGCACTATGGTTATAAAAGAACTCCCTACACTATTTTGATATCAACACTTCTAAGCTTTAGAACAAAAGATGAAGTTACAGTTGAAGCGGCACACAGACTTTTCAAACTTGCGGATACACCTAAGAAGATGATCTTTTTGTCAAAAGAAGATATAGCAAAAGTTATTTATCCAGTCGGTTTTTACAACCAAAAAGCAAAAAATATCTTGAATATTACTAAAATATTGCTACAAAAGTATGATGGTATAGTCCCGGATAGTTTGGAGGAATTAACATCTATAAAAGGTATAGGACCTAAAACCGCTAAAATAGTGTTGGAAAACGCCTACAAAAAACCATATATTGCGGTAGATACACATGTACATAGAATATTAAATCTTTGGGGATTTATACATACCAAAAGAGCTGAGGAGACTGATAAAATAGTTGAAAAATTATTAAATGATGAAGAAAAGATTGGTCTAAACAGAGTTTTGGTCTCATTTGGGCAAATTATCTGTAAACCAATAGGACCTAAATGCGAAATCTGTCCGGTAAAAGATCTAGTAGAATGTAATGGATAA
- a CDS encoding pseudouridine synthase → MRLNKYISHNTTYSRREADKLIQEGFVKVNKKVVKEPFYEVQKGDKVYLKGKLVKEKKDLTVIVYHKPKGELVTKKDDRGRKTIYDSLPAKFRHFISVGRLDFATEGLLLLTDSPKVAQALMESDLERIYKVKIKGSITPQIEKAMQEGIELEDATKGAHEKTEIKSMIFAPFYAYQIIKNDPKYSKLKIALTEGKNREIRRFFAHFNREVVDLKRLEFGGVALNALPVGKTRFLTKKEYEDLREFLKEWEKSKKKKS, encoded by the coding sequence ATGAGACTTAACAAATATATATCACACAACACAACATACTCTAGACGAGAAGCAGACAAGCTTATACAAGAAGGGTTTGTAAAAGTAAATAAAAAAGTGGTGAAAGAGCCCTTTTATGAAGTCCAAAAAGGGGATAAAGTTTATCTGAAAGGAAAGCTCGTCAAAGAGAAAAAAGACCTTACTGTTATAGTTTATCATAAACCTAAAGGAGAGCTTGTAACAAAAAAGGATGATAGAGGAAGAAAAACTATTTATGACTCCTTGCCTGCAAAGTTTAGACACTTTATCTCGGTTGGTAGACTTGACTTCGCAACTGAAGGGCTATTGCTGCTTACAGATTCGCCAAAAGTTGCCCAGGCTCTTATGGAAAGTGATCTTGAGAGAATTTATAAAGTTAAAATCAAAGGCTCCATAACCCCGCAGATAGAAAAAGCTATGCAAGAGGGAATAGAACTTGAAGATGCAACAAAAGGGGCTCATGAAAAAACTGAGATAAAGTCGATGATTTTTGCTCCCTTTTACGCCTATCAGATTATTAAAAATGACCCTAAATACTCTAAACTCAAAATCGCTCTTACTGAAGGAAAAAATAGAGAGATAAGAAGATTTTTTGCACATTTTAATAGAGAAGTAGTAGATCTAAAAAGGCTAGAGTTTGGCGGAGTGGCTCTAAACGCTTTGCCTGTTGGAAAAACTAGATTTCTAACAAAAAAAGAGTATGAAGACTTAAGAGAGTTTTTGAAAGAGTGGGAAAAGAGTAAAAAGAAAAAATCTTAG
- a CDS encoding secondary thiamine-phosphate synthase enzyme YjbQ, whose amino-acid sequence MEVINIQTNHKSEMIDITEIVKEAVIKSGIKTGICNVFTPHTTSGIILFENVDPSLQRDYLGQLHKLVPSNASYAHGSNADAHIKSGIVGSSVMIPVEDAKLQLGEWQGVFYCEFDGPRERMIYIKVINE is encoded by the coding sequence ATGGAAGTTATAAACATACAAACAAATCATAAATCGGAGATGATAGATATAACCGAAATAGTAAAAGAAGCAGTTATTAAGTCCGGGATAAAAACCGGAATATGTAACGTCTTCACACCCCATACCACTTCAGGTATTATTTTGTTTGAAAATGTAGACCCCAGTCTTCAAAGAGACTATTTGGGACAACTTCACAAGCTAGTTCCTTCAAATGCCTCTTATGCACATGGTAGCAACGCAGATGCCCATATAAAATCCGGAATTGTCGGCAGTTCAGTAATGATTCCAGTAGAAGATGCAAAACTTCAGCTCGGAGAGTGGCAAGGGGTATTTTATTGCGAATTTGACGGTCCGAGAGAAAGGATGATATATATAAAAGTGATAAATGAATAA
- a CDS encoding KpsF/GutQ family sugar-phosphate isomerase — protein sequence MDFIKIAKDVLDIEAKALIDSKNRIGENINKAIETIYSLKGKLIITGVGKSGLVGAKIAATFASTGTPSFFIHPTEALHGDLGMIGKDDGVLAISYSGESEELIKILPHIKRFDIPLIGMSEKKESTLGRYSDIFISIAVEKEACPLQAAPTASTTLTMALGDALAVCLMKKRDFKKEDFASFHPGGSLGKRLFIKIKDLMRKENLPIIEENTPLKEAIVVMSQGKLGNVLITDKEGKLKAVLSDGDLRRALMKEDFSLDKKAIDFASKKPKTCKDMNILASDALKMIEDYKIQILVITDKNDKIVGVLHIHDLVEAGIK from the coding sequence ATGGATTTTATAAAAATAGCAAAAGATGTGCTGGATATTGAAGCAAAAGCGTTAATAGACTCCAAAAACAGAATAGGTGAAAATATAAACAAAGCGATAGAGACTATTTACAGTCTAAAAGGGAAACTGATAATAACTGGTGTAGGAAAAAGTGGTCTTGTTGGTGCAAAGATAGCGGCAACTTTTGCAAGCACGGGAACACCAAGCTTTTTTATCCACCCTACAGAAGCTCTTCATGGAGACCTTGGAATGATAGGAAAAGATGACGGCGTTTTGGCTATTAGTTATTCCGGCGAGAGTGAAGAACTTATAAAAATACTGCCCCATATCAAAAGATTCGATATCCCACTAATAGGAATGAGTGAAAAAAAGGAGTCAACTTTAGGAAGATACAGCGACATTTTCATCTCCATAGCAGTTGAAAAAGAGGCTTGTCCTTTACAAGCCGCACCTACTGCTTCTACAACTTTAACTATGGCTTTGGGAGACGCTTTAGCTGTATGTTTGATGAAAAAAAGAGATTTTAAAAAAGAGGATTTTGCATCTTTTCATCCCGGTGGCTCTTTGGGAAAAAGGCTTTTTATAAAAATAAAAGATCTCATGAGAAAAGAAAATCTTCCAATAATAGAAGAAAATACTCCTCTTAAAGAGGCTATTGTTGTTATGAGCCAAGGAAAACTTGGAAATGTTCTTATAACTGACAAAGAAGGAAAGCTCAAAGCTGTACTTAGTGACGGAGATCTTAGACGAGCTTTGATGAAAGAGGATTTTTCCCTTGACAAAAAAGCCATAGACTTTGCCAGTAAAAAACCCAAAACTTGCAAAGATATGAATATATTAGCCAGTGATGCACTTAAGATGATTGAAGATTATAAAATTCAGATATTGGTTATAACAGATAAAAATGATAAAATAGTAGGTGTGTTACATATACACGATCTAGTAGAAGCAGGAATAAAATAA
- the rlmN gene encoding 23S rRNA (adenine(2503)-C(2))-methyltransferase RlmN, with translation MKKNILDFTKDELEEEISPKFRAKQIYQWIYQKYVDNFDNMSNLPKELRIKLKENYEIYIPKILKVEKSIDGSKKYLFELKDGHTVESVLLPMKKEERDENGDIIRHTRFTVCVSSQIGCKVGCAFCLTAKGGFIRNLTAGEIVSQVLAIKKDNDIASNRRVNIVYMGMGEPLDNLDNVAKAVKIFSDENGLSISPRRQTISTSGLAPKIKKLGEKKLGVLLAISLHAVDDKLREELMPINKAYNIESIIQAVKEFPIDLRKRVMFEYLIIKNVNDDLKSAKKLVKLLNGIKAKVNLILFNPYPGSQFDRPDIETVNRFQKYLLEKGVLCTVRESKGLDISAACGQLKEIEVKSGNTV, from the coding sequence ATGAAAAAAAACATCTTAGATTTTACTAAAGATGAGCTAGAAGAAGAAATCTCTCCTAAATTCAGAGCCAAACAGATATATCAATGGATCTATCAAAAATATGTTGATAATTTTGATAATATGAGTAATCTTCCCAAAGAGCTTAGAATTAAATTAAAAGAAAATTATGAGATTTATATACCTAAAATCCTCAAGGTAGAGAAGAGTATAGACGGTAGTAAAAAATATCTTTTCGAACTTAAAGATGGACATACAGTAGAGTCAGTTTTACTTCCAATGAAAAAAGAGGAGAGAGATGAGAATGGAGATATAATACGACATACGAGATTTACTGTTTGTGTCTCTTCGCAAATAGGATGTAAAGTAGGTTGTGCTTTTTGTCTAACTGCAAAGGGCGGGTTTATACGAAATTTGACAGCAGGTGAAATAGTGTCACAAGTTTTAGCTATTAAGAAGGACAACGATATTGCTTCAAATAGAAGAGTTAATATTGTTTATATGGGAATGGGAGAGCCTTTGGACAACTTGGACAATGTGGCTAAGGCAGTAAAAATATTTTCGGATGAAAACGGACTCTCTATTAGTCCTAGACGTCAAACTATTTCTACAAGCGGTTTGGCGCCAAAGATCAAAAAACTTGGAGAAAAAAAACTAGGTGTTTTACTTGCTATCTCCCTACATGCAGTAGATGATAAGCTTAGAGAAGAGCTAATGCCTATAAATAAAGCTTACAACATAGAGTCTATTATTCAAGCCGTAAAGGAGTTTCCTATAGATCTGCGAAAAAGAGTAATGTTTGAGTATCTTATCATAAAAAATGTGAATGATGATCTAAAATCAGCTAAAAAATTGGTTAAACTATTAAATGGAATTAAAGCAAAAGTAAATCTAATACTTTTCAACCCTTATCCGGGCTCACAGTTTGATAGACCCGATATTGAGACTGTTAATAGATTTCAAAAATATCTTTTGGAAAAAGGAGTGCTTTGTACTGTTAGAGAGTCGAAAGGATTAGATATTAGTGCAGCTTGTGGACAGCTAAAAGAGATAGAGGTGAAAAGTGGAAATACCGTTTAA
- a CDS encoding GGDEF domain-containing protein, with protein MREDIKIKLLQNLLEEITKKYDEFIAMQQDKIEETFEKAIKDPLTGLYNRSYFFEYSRKSFKKAKRKGENIVLIFLDLDNFKYVNDNYGHKRGDEVLKEVANILKNIFREYDVIVRYGGDEFIIFAEFSSKDFGNIDNLLKFFKERVEEKFKKYTLSVSYGIAVFPFDADNIKDLINIADKRMYEQKKQKKMRNYVNKLRRNSFL; from the coding sequence ATGAGAGAAGATATTAAGATAAAACTTTTACAGAACCTACTTGAAGAGATTACTAAAAAGTATGATGAGTTTATAGCAATGCAGCAAGATAAAATTGAAGAAACTTTTGAAAAAGCGATAAAAGATCCGTTAACTGGTCTTTATAATAGGTCATATTTTTTTGAATATTCAAGAAAATCTTTTAAAAAAGCTAAAAGAAAAGGCGAAAATATAGTATTGATTTTTTTAGATTTGGATAATTTTAAATATGTTAATGATAATTATGGACATAAAAGGGGAGATGAAGTATTAAAAGAGGTGGCAAATATTTTGAAAAATATATTTAGAGAATATGATGTTATAGTCAGATATGGTGGAGATGAATTTATTATTTTTGCTGAATTTAGTAGTAAAGATTTTGGCAATATTGATAATTTGTTGAAATTTTTTAAAGAGAGAGTTGAAGAGAAGTTCAAAAAATATACACTATCAGTATCTTACGGTATTGCTGTATTTCCTTTCGATGCAGATAATATTAAAGATTTGATAAATATTGCTGATAAAAGAATGTATGAACAAAAGAAGCAAAAGAAAATGAGAAATTATGTTAATAAACTACGTAGAAACAGTTTTTTATAA
- a CDS encoding RluA family pseudouridine synthase translates to MAFVFKRFFVEKEIKLFLYLMKNLGITQGQAQKMIDTKKIYQNGLPITDKKATVKGELDILIFEPSTKGLKPIFKTKDFAIFDKPSGVIVHPRNRKTSYSILDEARKCFGKDANVIHRIDMETSGLLLVSANKKAEKYLKQSFEDKRVKKGYLALTKGKISNNLFIDAPIKKNRDFSKIRLKVLIDPKGKPAQTIIKPIRYYPSINATLVEAIPLTGRQHQIRAHLFHVKHPIVGDPIYGVSTEIAIRYLDRLMDERERIETTGHKRLMLHAKWLEFDFMETVYKIYSKIDFEKEINKIINRHR, encoded by the coding sequence TTGGCGTTTGTTTTTAAAAGATTTTTTGTTGAAAAAGAGATAAAACTTTTCCTGTATTTGATGAAAAATCTAGGCATTACTCAAGGTCAAGCACAAAAGATGATCGATACTAAAAAGATCTATCAAAACGGTCTGCCTATAACTGATAAAAAAGCGACTGTTAAAGGTGAACTTGATATTTTGATTTTCGAGCCCAGTACAAAAGGATTAAAACCGATTTTTAAAACCAAGGATTTTGCAATCTTCGACAAACCAAGCGGAGTTATAGTCCATCCAAGAAATAGAAAAACCTCCTACTCTATACTAGATGAGGCTAGAAAATGTTTCGGTAAAGATGCTAATGTAATCCACAGAATAGATATGGAAACAAGCGGCCTTCTTTTAGTAAGCGCTAACAAAAAGGCTGAAAAATACTTAAAACAAAGTTTTGAAGACAAAAGAGTGAAAAAGGGTTATCTAGCATTGACAAAAGGAAAAATTTCTAACAACCTTTTTATAGATGCTCCCATTAAGAAAAATAGAGACTTCTCTAAAATAAGGCTTAAAGTTTTAATTGACCCAAAAGGAAAGCCAGCCCAAACCATAATCAAACCCATTAGATATTACCCCTCTATCAATGCTACTTTGGTAGAAGCGATACCTTTAACTGGAAGACAGCATCAGATAAGAGCTCATCTGTTTCACGTGAAACACCCTATTGTTGGCGATCCAATATATGGTGTTTCCACTGAAATTGCCATAAGATATCTAGATAGATTGATGGATGAACGCGAAAGAATCGAGACAACTGGACACAAACGATTAATGCTTCACGCAAAATGGCTAGAGTTTGATTTCATGGAAACCGTATATAAAATATATTCAAAAATCGATTTTGAAAAAGAGATAAATAAGATCATAAATAGACATAGATAG
- a CDS encoding ribonuclease J — MEKNLNHNQNLQQKSKNSQQKSKKHVGWYRDIKKAIEANEKIQKLRLNPDTRINLQSKGKVKITPLGGLGEIGGNITVIETDKSAIIIDVGMSFPTEDMHGVDILVPDFTYLRQIKDKIDGIVITHAHEDHIGAVPYLFKEMQFPIYGTPLPLGMIANKFDEHNMRSYKSYFRFVEKRRAIKIGDFEVEWIHITHSIIDASALAITCDAGTIFHTGDFKIDHTPIDGYPADLQRIAYYGEKGVLALLSDSTNSHNPGITKSEASVGPTFDLLFSKAKGRVIMSTFSSNIHRVHQAIEHALKYNRKVCVIGRSMERNLETAMQLGYVKLPQSIFIEAHELNKYSDNEILIVTTGSQGETMSALYRMATNEHRHVKIKPSDTIIISAKAIPGNERSVSSVINMLQKCGATVAYQDFSEIHVSGHAAQEEQKLMLRLTKPKFFLPVHGEYNHLMKHKETAIKCGIPEKNIYLMSDGEQIEITPKYLKKVKTVRTGKSYIDNQLNEEIESDVVIDRQRMATEGIVMVVAQISATDKKLINKPKVSSFGLVADKYDKIFAQEIEGIIENYLSNLKSEIINAPKRIENELRQAIRKHIFRKLKKYPTIVPTIFIM; from the coding sequence ATGGAGAAAAACCTGAACCACAATCAAAACCTACAACAAAAGAGTAAAAACTCTCAGCAAAAAAGCAAAAAACATGTAGGATGGTATAGAGATATTAAAAAAGCTATAGAGGCTAACGAAAAGATTCAAAAACTAAGACTCAACCCAGACACAAGAATCAATCTCCAATCAAAAGGAAAAGTAAAAATTACTCCTTTGGGAGGATTAGGAGAGATAGGTGGAAATATAACTGTCATAGAGACAGACAAAAGTGCCATAATAATAGATGTAGGTATGAGTTTTCCCACTGAAGATATGCATGGAGTAGATATTTTAGTCCCAGATTTTACGTATCTTAGACAGATAAAAGATAAAATAGACGGTATTGTCATTACACACGCACACGAAGACCATATTGGAGCTGTACCCTACCTTTTCAAAGAGATGCAGTTTCCTATATACGGCACTCCCCTTCCTCTTGGAATGATAGCTAACAAATTTGACGAACATAATATGAGAAGCTATAAAAGCTATTTTAGATTTGTAGAGAAGAGAAGAGCTATAAAAATCGGTGATTTCGAAGTGGAGTGGATTCATATAACCCACTCTATCATAGATGCTTCAGCTTTAGCTATAACATGTGATGCGGGTACAATCTTTCATACAGGAGATTTTAAAATAGATCATACCCCAATAGACGGGTATCCAGCAGATCTTCAAAGAATAGCTTATTATGGAGAAAAAGGGGTTTTGGCACTTCTAAGCGACTCTACAAACTCGCATAATCCCGGTATCACTAAATCGGAAGCTAGTGTGGGCCCAACTTTTGATCTTCTCTTCTCAAAAGCCAAAGGAAGAGTTATAATGAGTACTTTCTCTTCCAATATACACAGAGTACATCAAGCTATAGAACATGCTCTCAAATATAATAGAAAAGTTTGCGTTATAGGCCGCTCTATGGAGAGAAACTTAGAAACCGCTATGCAACTTGGATACGTTAAACTTCCTCAATCAATATTTATAGAGGCACATGAACTTAACAAATATAGCGATAACGAAATATTGATAGTCACAACAGGAAGTCAAGGTGAAACAATGAGTGCGTTATACAGAATGGCCACTAATGAGCATAGACATGTAAAGATAAAACCTAGCGACACTATTATTATATCCGCAAAAGCAATCCCAGGTAATGAAAGAAGCGTATCAAGTGTTATAAATATGCTTCAAAAGTGCGGAGCAACAGTTGCTTATCAAGACTTTAGCGAGATACATGTCTCAGGACATGCCGCTCAAGAGGAGCAAAAGTTGATGCTTAGATTGACCAAACCAAAATTTTTCCTTCCGGTTCACGGAGAATATAACCATCTAATGAAACATAAAGAGACAGCTATAAAGTGTGGTATTCCTGAAAAAAACATATATTTGATGAGCGATGGAGAACAGATAGAAATTACGCCTAAATATCTCAAAAAAGTTAAAACGGTTAGAACGGGAAAATCTTACATAGATAACCAACTAAACGAAGAGATTGAGAGCGATGTAGTTATAGACAGACAAAGAATGGCTACTGAGGGTATTGTTATGGTTGTAGCCCAGATCTCGGCAACAGATAAAAAACTTATAAACAAACCGAAAGTTTCAAGTTTCGGTCTTGTTGCAGACAAATATGACAAAATATTTGCCCAAGAGATAGAAGGCATTATAGAAAATTATCTATCTAACCTAAAAAGCGAAATAATAAACGCCCCTAAAAGAATAGAAAATGAACTAAGACAGGCTATAAGAAAACATATTTTTAGAAAACTTAAAAAGTATCCAACAATTGTTCCAACCATATTTATAATGTAA
- a CDS encoding replication-associated recombination protein A: MNNLANILRPKRLEDFVGQEHLLSKNAPFYKLIHSKNIPHSFFWGPPGTGKTSLAKIISNLLDSPFYSLDATNLKIEEIRKIVLRYRNSLLKPLIFIDEVHRLSKTQQEVLLPVMENNEALIMGASTENPYFALTNAIRSRSFIFEFMPLTKKEMEKILKKVEKEVEFHISDDAKEYLIRSSANDARSMLNLLETALNITKDIDLDTLKSLRPVSAIKGTSFKEEHCSLISALIKSIRGSDIDAAIYYLARLVTEGGPPEFIARRLVILASEDIGNANPNALTLAVSTLTAVKNIGYPEAKIILSQCVIYLASSPKSNAAYEAIKKATKAVINGEILEIPSHLKSPSPKGYLYPHDFGGYVKQKYLTKPLKFYKSKDIGFEKTLNEWIEKIKKIAD; encoded by the coding sequence ATGAATAATCTAGCAAATATTTTACGGCCTAAAAGATTAGAAGATTTTGTGGGACAAGAGCATCTTCTATCAAAAAACGCGCCTTTTTATAAGCTGATCCATTCAAAAAATATCCCCCACTCCTTCTTTTGGGGACCACCAGGCACAGGAAAAACTTCACTAGCAAAAATTATCTCAAATCTTTTGGACTCACCCTTTTATTCTCTAGATGCAACTAACCTAAAAATAGAAGAGATACGAAAAATTGTTTTAAGATATAGAAACTCGCTGTTAAAGCCTCTCATTTTCATAGATGAGGTTCATAGACTCTCAAAAACTCAACAAGAAGTTTTGCTTCCCGTTATGGAAAATAATGAAGCCCTTATTATGGGAGCCAGTACCGAAAATCCTTATTTTGCTTTAACAAATGCGATAAGATCAAGAAGTTTCATTTTTGAGTTTATGCCTCTCACAAAAAAAGAGATGGAAAAGATTTTAAAAAAAGTCGAAAAAGAGGTTGAGTTTCATATAAGTGATGATGCTAAAGAGTATCTTATAAGATCAAGTGCAAATGACGCAAGAAGTATGCTTAATCTTTTAGAAACTGCTCTAAATATAACAAAAGATATAGACCTTGATACTCTTAAATCTTTAAGACCTGTTTCTGCTATAAAAGGTACTTCATTCAAAGAGGAACACTGCTCTTTGATAAGCGCTCTTATAAAAAGCATCAGAGGAAGCGATATTGATGCGGCCATCTATTATCTTGCCCGTTTGGTAACCGAAGGAGGACCTCCTGAATTTATAGCCAGAAGACTTGTAATACTTGCTAGTGAAGATATAGGAAATGCGAACCCAAATGCACTCACTCTAGCTGTAAGTACTTTAACTGCCGTTAAAAACATAGGGTATCCTGAAGCAAAGATAATCTTGTCTCAATGTGTTATATATCTTGCTTCAAGTCCTAAATCAAATGCAGCCTATGAAGCAATAAAAAAAGCTACCAAAGCTGTAATAAATGGAGAGATTCTTGAAATTCCTTCACATCTAAAATCTCCATCCCCTAAAGGATATCTATACCCTCACGATTTCGGAGGATACGTGAAACAAAAGTATTTAACAAAACCGCTTAAATTCTATAAATCAAAAGATATAGGTTTTGAAAAAACTCTAAATGAATGGATAGAAAAAATAAAAAAAATTGCTGACTAA